From the Solanum lycopersicum chromosome 10, SLM_r2.1 genome, one window contains:
- the LOC101255929 gene encoding signaling peptide TAXIMIN 1: MCCCGDDCQCRPLGFLLGLPFAFVALLLSIVGVIIWIVGITLSCLCPCCICVTVLVEMALALIKAPFSVMKWFTEQIPC, from the exons atgtgttgttGTGGAGATGATTGTCAATGTAGACCTTTAGGTTTTCTATTGGGTCTTCCCTTTGCTTTTGTTGCTCTTCTTCTATCTATTGTTGGTGTTATCATATGGATTGTTGG aATTACATTGAGTTGTTTATGTCCATGCTGTATTTGCGTAACAGTATTGGTAGAAATGGCTTTGGCATTAATTAAAGCACCCTTTTCGGTTATGAAGTGGTTTACTGAACAAATTCcatgttag